The Acidobacteriota bacterium nucleotide sequence ATGATCCAGGTGGAGCACATCACCAAGCGCTACGGTGATTTCGTCGCGGTAGACGACGTGTCGTTCGACGTGGCGGAAGGCGAGATCTTCGGCTTGCTCGGCCCGAACGGCGCGGGTAAGTCAACCCTCATCCGCATGATGACCACGCTCATCGAGATCACCAGCGGCACCGCGATCATCGGCGGATACGACGTGCGCAAGGATCCGGACGCGGCCCGCCGGTTGATCGGCGTGATCCCGCAGGCCATGACCAGCGACCTCGACCTCACCGTCGGCGAGAACCTGAGCATCTACGCCAAGCTCTACGGGGTTCCCAAGCAAGCGCGCGAGCGCTCCATCGCCGAGCTGCTCGAGATGGTGGACCTGACGAAATGGAAAGACGCGCCCACCAAGACCCTCTCCGGCGGCATGCGGCGGCGGTTGGAGATCGCGCGCGGCCTGGTCCACAGTCCGAAGATATTCTTTCTCGATGAACCGACGACGGGCCTCGACCCCGTCTCGCGCGTGGCCGTGTGGGAGATGCTGACCGGCATCAAGGCAAAGCGCGGGCTCACCGTGCTGATCACCACGCATTACATGGATGAAGCCGACCGGCTCTGCGACCGCATCGCCATCGTGGACCACGGGCGCCTGATGGCGCTCGATACTCCGGCCAACCTGAAAGCCAGCGTGCCCGGTTCGAACGTGATCGAAGTGCAGTTCGAGACCATCCCGCCGGGATGGGAGGAGCGATTGCACAAGCTGAGCGACGTGCGTTCGGTACAGCATACCGGCGGCAACATGTTCCGCATCCTCTCCGATGAAGGCGCGCTCACCACCACCGAACTGGTGTCGATGGCGCTCGCGGAGCACGTGAAGATCAAGTCACTCTCGGTGCAGAACACCACCTTGGACGACGTGTTCGTGCATTACACCGGGCGCGGGTTGCGCGACGAGCAGGTGAAAGCGTTCGCCTACACCGGC carries:
- a CDS encoding ATP-binding cassette domain-containing protein produces the protein MNTFVKNGGGEQPDFASRPRMIQVEHITKRYGDFVAVDDVSFDVAEGEIFGLLGPNGAGKSTLIRMMTTLIEITSGTAIIGGYDVRKDPDAARRLIGVIPQAMTSDLDLTVGENLSIYAKLYGVPKQARERSIAELLEMVDLTKWKDAPTKTLSGGMRRRLEIARGLVHSPKIFFLDEPTTGLDPVSRVAVWEMLTGIKAKRGLTVLITTHYMDEADRLCDRIAIVDHGRLMALDTPANLKASVPGSNVIEVQFETIPPGWEERLHKLSDVRSVQHTGGNMFRILSDEGALTTTELVSMALAEHVKIKSLSVQNTTLDDVFVHYTGRGLRDEQVKAFAYTGMLFGGEAR